Proteins encoded together in one Streptomyces sp. NBC_01216 window:
- the uvrB gene encoding excinuclease ABC subunit UvrB, which translates to MRPVSKIERSVAPFEVVSPYQPSGDQPTAIADLERRVRAGEKDVVLLGATGTGKSATTAWMIEKLQRPTLVMAPNKTLAAQLANEFRELLPNNAVEYFVSYYDYYQPEAYVPQSDTYIEKDSSINEEVERLRHSATNSLLTRRDVVVVASVSCIYGLGTPQEYVDRMVPLKVGDELDRDGLLRRFVDIQYTRNDLAFTRGTFRVRGDTIEIFPVYEELAVRIEMFGDEIEALSTLHPLTGEVISEDRELYVFPASHYVAGPERMERAVDGIERELESRLAELDRQGKMLESQRLRMRTTYDIEMMRQIGSCSGIENYSMHFDGREPGSAPNTLLDYFPEDFLLVIDESHVTVPQIGAMYEGDASRKRTLVDHGFRLPSALDNRPLKWEEFQERIGQTVYLSATPGTYELSRGDGFVEQIIRPTGLVDPEVVVKPTEGQIDDLVHEIRLRTEKDERVLVTTLTKKMAEDLTDYFLELGIQVRYLHSDVDTLRRIELLRELRAGEYDVLVGINLLREGLDLPEVSLVAILDADKQGFLRSGTSLIQTIGRAARNVSGQVHMYADTITPAMEKAIDETNRRREKQIAYNTAHGIDPQPLRKKINDIVATIAREEVDTEELLGTGYRRGKDTKAPVPALAAHGAKGRGKGAGAGSTLELGDQPAGELAAIIEEMTDRMRAAAAELQFEVAARLRDEVGELKKELRQMKEAGLA; encoded by the coding sequence ATGCGGCCCGTTTCCAAGATCGAACGTTCGGTGGCGCCCTTCGAGGTCGTCAGCCCGTACCAGCCCAGCGGCGACCAGCCGACAGCCATCGCGGACCTCGAGCGGCGCGTCCGCGCCGGCGAGAAGGACGTCGTGCTCCTCGGTGCCACCGGCACCGGCAAGTCCGCGACCACCGCGTGGATGATCGAGAAGCTCCAGCGGCCCACGCTGGTGATGGCGCCGAACAAGACGCTCGCGGCACAGCTCGCCAACGAGTTCCGCGAACTCCTGCCGAACAACGCGGTCGAGTACTTCGTCTCCTACTACGACTACTACCAGCCCGAGGCATACGTCCCCCAGTCGGACACCTACATCGAGAAGGACTCCTCGATCAACGAGGAGGTCGAGCGGCTGCGGCACTCCGCGACGAACTCGCTGCTCACCCGCCGTGACGTCGTCGTGGTCGCCTCCGTCTCGTGCATCTACGGCCTCGGGACACCCCAGGAGTACGTGGACCGGATGGTGCCGCTCAAGGTCGGCGACGAACTCGACCGGGACGGACTGCTGCGCCGCTTCGTCGACATCCAGTACACCCGCAACGACCTGGCGTTCACCCGGGGCACCTTCCGGGTCCGCGGCGACACCATCGAGATCTTCCCGGTCTACGAGGAGCTCGCCGTCCGCATCGAGATGTTCGGCGACGAGATCGAGGCGCTGTCCACCCTGCATCCGCTCACCGGCGAGGTCATCAGCGAGGACCGTGAGCTGTACGTCTTCCCCGCCAGCCACTACGTCGCCGGCCCCGAGCGCATGGAGCGGGCGGTCGACGGCATCGAGCGCGAACTCGAGAGCCGCCTCGCCGAACTCGACAGGCAGGGAAAGATGCTGGAGTCCCAGCGACTGCGGATGCGGACCACCTACGACATCGAGATGATGCGCCAGATCGGCTCCTGCTCCGGCATCGAGAACTACTCGATGCACTTCGACGGCCGTGAGCCCGGCTCCGCACCCAACACCCTCCTCGACTACTTCCCCGAGGACTTCCTGCTCGTCATCGACGAGTCGCACGTGACCGTGCCGCAGATCGGCGCCATGTACGAGGGGGACGCCTCCCGGAAGCGGACCCTCGTCGACCACGGGTTCCGGCTGCCCTCGGCCCTCGACAACCGGCCGCTGAAGTGGGAGGAGTTCCAGGAGCGCATCGGGCAGACCGTGTACCTCTCCGCCACCCCCGGGACCTACGAGCTGTCCCGCGGCGACGGCTTCGTCGAACAGATCATCCGCCCGACGGGCCTGGTCGACCCCGAGGTCGTGGTCAAGCCCACCGAGGGCCAGATCGACGATCTGGTGCACGAGATCCGGCTGCGCACCGAGAAGGACGAGCGGGTCCTCGTCACCACCCTCACCAAGAAGATGGCCGAGGACCTCACCGACTACTTCCTCGAACTCGGCATCCAGGTCCGCTATCTCCACAGCGACGTCGACACCCTGCGCCGCATCGAACTGCTGCGCGAGCTACGGGCCGGCGAGTACGACGTCCTGGTCGGCATCAACCTGCTCCGTGAGGGCCTCGACCTGCCCGAGGTGTCGCTCGTCGCCATCCTCGACGCCGACAAGCAGGGCTTCCTGCGTTCGGGCACCTCGCTGATCCAGACCATCGGCCGCGCGGCGCGCAACGTCTCCGGACAGGTCCACATGTACGCGGACACGATCACGCCCGCCATGGAGAAGGCCATCGACGAGACCAACCGTCGCCGCGAGAAGCAGATCGCCTACAACACGGCGCACGGCATCGACCCCCAGCCGCTGCGCAAGAAGATCAACGACATCGTCGCCACCATCGCGCGCGAGGAGGTCGACACCGAGGAACTGCTCGGTACCGGGTACCGCCGGGGCAAGGACACCAAGGCGCCGGTGCCCGCACTGGCCGCGCACGGCGCGAAGGGCCGGGGCAAGGGCGCCGGGGCGGGCTCCACGCTCGAACTCGGTGACCAGCCGGCCGGCGAGCTCGCCGCGATCATCGAGGAGATGACCGACCGGATGCGCGCCGCCGCTGCGGAGCTCCAGTTCGAGGTGGCGGCCCGGCTCCGGGACGAGGTCGGCGAGCTGAAGAAGGAGCTGCGCCAGATGAAGGAGGCGGGCCTGGCCTGA
- a CDS encoding maleylpyruvate isomerase family mycothiol-dependent enzyme yields the protein MIDHVRDLESVREATDRLLHAAASLDNASTASASRLPGWTRGHVLAHLARNADALVNVLEGLPMYADAATRDGDIARDAVRPLDVQIADVRESGERFQAVAAEPADWDRIVELRNGVTDRAGRLPFRRWAEVALHHVDLDVGYELEDLPEEFTLREIDFLAERFAGREDVPSTGLRSDSGATWTTGGGADGGPVAVSGPAPELLGWLAGRRDGSALKTEGGPLPQLPPL from the coding sequence ATGATCGACCATGTGCGTGACCTGGAATCTGTACGTGAAGCGACCGACCGGCTCCTCCACGCAGCCGCTTCCCTGGACAACGCGTCGACGGCGTCGGCGTCACGGCTTCCGGGGTGGACCCGCGGCCACGTCCTCGCCCACCTCGCCCGCAACGCGGACGCCCTGGTGAACGTCCTCGAGGGCCTTCCCATGTACGCGGACGCCGCGACCCGCGACGGCGACATCGCGCGTGACGCCGTACGCCCGCTCGACGTCCAGATCGCCGACGTGCGCGAGTCCGGCGAGCGCTTCCAGGCCGTGGCCGCGGAGCCCGCCGACTGGGACCGGATCGTGGAGCTGCGCAACGGCGTCACGGACCGCGCGGGCCGGTTGCCCTTCCGACGCTGGGCGGAGGTCGCGCTGCACCACGTCGACCTGGATGTCGGCTACGAGCTGGAGGACCTGCCCGAGGAGTTCACCCTGCGGGAGATCGACTTCCTGGCCGAGCGGTTCGCCGGCCGCGAGGACGTACCGTCGACCGGACTGCGGTCCGACAGCGGCGCGACGTGGACGACCGGCGGCGGTGCCGACGGCGGTCCCGTCGCCGTCTCCGGCCCCGCCCCTGAACTGCTCGGCTGGCTCGCCGGCCGAAGGGACGGCTCCGCCCTGAAGACCGAGGGCGGCCCGCTGCCACAACTCCCCCCGTTGTAA
- a CDS encoding TerC family protein: protein MDVSTTLWVLTVLGLSALIAIDFLIGRKPHDVSVKEAGIWTIVWIALAVLFGIGLLVFGSSQASGEFFAGFITEKSLSVDNLFVFVLIMAKFSVPSYLQQRVLLVGVLIALVLRAVFIAAGAAIIASFSWVFYLFGAFLIFTAWKLIQEARSDDEEDEFEENRLLKSIEKKFGVADKYHGTKLFIRVNGKRVLTPLMVVMLAIGTTDILFALDSIPAIFGLTQDPYIVFTANAFALMGLRQLYFLIGGLLKKLVHLSYGLSVILGFIGVKLVLHALHESGVHVPEISIPVSLAVICGVLVVTTITSLIASKRQAEREAAESGRSGRPPVAAGEAEKDSVEV from the coding sequence GTGGACGTTTCAACGACTCTGTGGGTGCTGACCGTTCTCGGTCTGTCCGCCCTCATCGCCATCGACTTCCTCATCGGGCGCAAGCCTCATGACGTGTCGGTCAAGGAAGCCGGAATCTGGACGATCGTCTGGATCGCGCTGGCCGTGCTCTTCGGGATCGGCCTGCTCGTCTTCGGCAGCAGCCAGGCGTCCGGCGAGTTCTTCGCGGGCTTCATCACCGAGAAGTCGCTGAGCGTCGACAACCTCTTCGTCTTCGTCCTGATCATGGCGAAGTTCTCGGTGCCCTCGTATCTCCAGCAGCGCGTCCTGCTCGTCGGTGTCCTGATCGCGCTGGTCCTGCGGGCTGTCTTCATCGCGGCCGGTGCGGCGATCATCGCCAGTTTCTCCTGGGTGTTCTACCTCTTCGGCGCGTTCCTGATCTTCACGGCCTGGAAGCTCATCCAGGAGGCGCGTTCGGACGACGAGGAGGACGAGTTCGAGGAGAACCGTCTGCTCAAGTCCATCGAGAAGAAGTTCGGCGTCGCCGACAAGTACCACGGTACGAAGCTCTTCATCCGGGTGAACGGCAAGCGTGTCCTCACCCCGCTGATGGTCGTCATGCTGGCCATCGGCACCACCGACATCCTCTTCGCGCTCGACTCGATCCCGGCGATCTTCGGCCTGACCCAGGACCCGTACATCGTCTTCACCGCGAACGCCTTCGCCCTGATGGGTCTGCGGCAGCTGTACTTCCTGATCGGCGGCCTGCTCAAGAAGCTGGTCCACCTCAGCTACGGACTGTCGGTGATCCTCGGCTTCATCGGTGTGAAACTGGTGCTGCACGCTCTGCACGAGTCCGGGGTGCACGTCCCGGAGATCTCCATCCCGGTCTCGCTGGCGGTCATCTGTGGTGTTCTGGTCGTCACCACGATCACCAGCCTGATCGCCTCGAAGCGGCAGGCCGAGCGAGAGGCGGCCGAGTCCGGCCGCTCGGGCAGGCCGCCGGTGGCGGCGGGGGAGGCCGAGAAGGACAGCGTCGAGGTCTGA
- a CDS encoding MFS transporter, giving the protein MLPAETAPAVTALGLPALRRRVQAVLIISQILGGLGIAIGVALASVLAKDVSGTEALSGLASTATVVGTALLAMPLAALMNSRGRRAGLVLAYLLGALGAAVVVLGAVADSFPLLLLGLVGFGAGSSANLAARFAAADLAEPERRGRAISTVVWATTIGAVLGPNVAAPAGRSVAALGIPVAAGPFVWATGVFLLAAALMAVLLRPDPLLTARALAGPAEREKPGGHSLRAGMRAVRDSPRARLALVTVAASHTAMVSIMSMTPVALSHHGAGIELIGLVISGHIAGMYAFSPVMGWLSDRLGRLSVIGLAVGLLAAAALLAGTAGPSHGRTAAGLFVLGLGWSAGLVSGSALLTDSVPQAARAAVQGLSDFTMNTAAGLGGLLAGLIVAKAGYGWLNLAGACLLLPMAALAVRGAVRRG; this is encoded by the coding sequence ATGCTTCCGGCCGAGACGGCGCCCGCCGTCACGGCCCTCGGACTGCCCGCGCTCCGGCGCCGCGTCCAGGCCGTACTGATCATCAGCCAGATCCTCGGCGGCCTCGGCATCGCGATCGGCGTCGCGCTGGCCTCGGTACTCGCCAAGGACGTCAGCGGCACGGAGGCCCTGTCCGGTCTGGCATCGACGGCCACCGTGGTCGGCACGGCACTGCTCGCCATGCCGCTGGCCGCCCTCATGAACTCCCGCGGGCGGCGGGCCGGGCTGGTGCTGGCCTACCTGCTGGGCGCACTGGGCGCCGCCGTGGTCGTCCTCGGGGCGGTGGCCGACAGCTTCCCCCTGCTGCTGCTGGGGCTGGTCGGCTTCGGTGCGGGCTCCTCGGCCAACCTCGCGGCGCGCTTCGCCGCCGCGGACCTCGCCGAGCCGGAGCGGCGGGGCCGCGCCATCTCGACGGTCGTGTGGGCGACGACGATCGGCGCGGTCCTCGGCCCGAACGTCGCCGCACCGGCCGGGAGGAGCGTCGCCGCCCTCGGCATCCCGGTCGCGGCGGGCCCCTTCGTCTGGGCGACCGGGGTGTTCCTGCTGGCCGCCGCCCTGATGGCGGTGCTGCTTCGCCCCGACCCCCTGCTGACAGCCCGCGCGCTCGCCGGTCCCGCGGAGCGGGAGAAGCCGGGCGGGCACTCCCTGCGGGCCGGGATGCGCGCGGTACGGGACTCCCCGCGGGCCCGGCTGGCCCTGGTGACCGTGGCCGCCTCCCACACCGCGATGGTATCGATCATGTCGATGACCCCGGTGGCGCTGAGCCATCACGGCGCCGGCATCGAGCTGATCGGCCTGGTCATCAGTGGACACATCGCGGGCATGTACGCGTTCTCGCCGGTGATGGGCTGGCTTTCGGACCGGCTGGGACGGCTCTCGGTCATCGGCCTGGCCGTCGGCCTGCTGGCGGCGGCCGCGCTGTTGGCGGGCACGGCGGGGCCCAGTCACGGGAGGACCGCCGCGGGTCTGTTCGTGCTGGGCCTGGGCTGGTCGGCGGGCCTCGTCTCGGGGTCCGCGCTCCTGACGGACTCGGTGCCGCAGGCCGCCCGAGCGGCGGTCCAGGGACTGTCGGACTTCACCATGAACACCGCGGCGGGCCTCGGCGGCCTGCTGGCGGGACTGATCGTGGCCAAGGCGGGATACGGCTGGCTGAACCTGGCGGGTGCGTGCCTGCTGCTGCCGATGGCGGCGCTGGCCGTCCGGGGTGCGGTCCGCCGCGGCTGA
- a CDS encoding MBL fold metallo-hydrolase: protein MTYSGAVRVGGPADVHELTDLMISKVAVGPMDNNAYLLRCRATGEQLLIDAANETGTLLTLIGDDGIASVVTTHRHGDHWQALAEVVAATGARTYAGAYDVEGIPVPTDVAVEDGDTLRVGRVELTARRLAGHTPGSIALVFDDPHGHPHVFTGDCLFPGGVGNTWKDPAAFASLIHDVETKLFDVLPDETWVYPGHGKDTTLGDERPHLAEWRARGW from the coding sequence ATGACGTACAGCGGAGCGGTGAGGGTCGGCGGACCGGCCGACGTACACGAGCTGACGGACCTGATGATCTCCAAGGTCGCGGTCGGGCCGATGGACAACAACGCGTATCTGCTGCGGTGCCGGGCGACCGGCGAACAGCTCCTGATCGACGCCGCCAATGAGACCGGCACCCTGCTGACGCTGATCGGTGACGACGGCATCGCGTCCGTCGTCACCACCCACCGGCACGGCGACCACTGGCAGGCCCTGGCCGAGGTGGTCGCCGCCACCGGCGCCCGCACCTACGCCGGCGCGTACGACGTCGAGGGCATCCCGGTACCCACCGACGTCGCGGTCGAGGACGGCGACACCCTCCGGGTCGGCCGCGTCGAGCTGACCGCCCGGCGCCTGGCCGGGCACACCCCCGGCTCGATCGCCCTGGTCTTCGACGACCCGCACGGGCACCCGCACGTCTTCACCGGCGACTGCCTGTTCCCCGGCGGCGTGGGCAACACCTGGAAGGACCCGGCCGCCTTCGCGAGCCTGATCCACGACGTGGAGACCAAGCTCTTCGACGTGCTCCCCGACGAGACCTGGGTCTACCCGGGCCACGGCAAGGACACCACCCTGGGCGACGAGCGACCGCACCTCGCGGAGTGGCGCGCACGCGGCTGGTGA
- a CDS encoding methylated-DNA--[protein]-cysteine S-methyltransferase: MSRVENERPVPPGRTERLEWAVVDSAVGSLLLAATARGLVSVAFHADGAVRERTLSRVAGQLGAEPVHRSTGRLAEPIRRVTEYFTGGLREFGLTLDWSLATGFNRQVLRELLDGVPYGTVVAYGELAKRVGQPRAAQAVGVAMGSNPLPLVVPCHRVVESDGGLGGFGSGLETKRRLLELEGVLPQPLF; the protein is encoded by the coding sequence GTGAGCCGTGTGGAGAACGAGAGGCCCGTGCCCCCGGGACGCACGGAACGGTTGGAGTGGGCGGTCGTGGACAGCGCCGTCGGTTCGCTGCTGCTGGCGGCGACCGCGCGCGGCCTGGTGAGCGTGGCCTTCCACGCCGACGGTGCCGTACGGGAGCGGACGCTGAGCCGGGTCGCGGGACAGCTGGGGGCGGAGCCGGTCCACCGCTCGACCGGCCGGCTGGCCGAGCCGATCCGCAGGGTCACGGAGTACTTCACGGGCGGCCTGCGGGAGTTCGGCCTCACCCTGGACTGGTCGCTGGCGACCGGATTCAACCGCCAGGTGCTGCGCGAGCTGCTGGACGGTGTGCCGTACGGGACGGTCGTGGCGTACGGGGAGCTGGCGAAGCGGGTCGGACAGCCGCGCGCCGCGCAGGCGGTCGGGGTGGCGATGGGGTCCAATCCGCTGCCGCTGGTCGTGCCGTGCCACCGGGTGGTGGAGAGCGACGGCGGGCTCGGCGGCTTCGGGAGCGGCCTGGAGACCAAACGGAGACTGCTGGAGCTGGAGGGCGTTCTGCCCCAGCCACTGTTCTGA
- a CDS encoding MHYT domain-containing protein — protein sequence MQGTVDGFSHGLVTPVAAYLMACLGAALGLRCTTRSLCHLDTFRAGWLALGATSLGTGIWSTHFIAMMGFSVRQVPVGYDRPLTFASLGVAVLMAGVGISIVGCRGATPLPLITGGTITGLGIATMHYLGMAGLRLHGRVEYDSLTVALSVAIAVVAATGALWTAVSGRGFLAGLGASMMLGIGVSGMHYTAMAAVDVHLADSALFEGDGGAATAPLLQMLIGPAVFLLLAAVVVLFDPLLVMGEPDRREPVPPGSGRPGVPAPRRASSYGEPANWSARPAGRGPRRGGARGAHRSRGW from the coding sequence ATGCAGGGCACGGTCGACGGATTCAGCCACGGGCTCGTCACACCCGTGGCCGCCTACCTCATGGCCTGCCTCGGCGCGGCCCTCGGGCTGCGCTGCACCACCCGGTCGCTGTGCCACCTCGACACCTTCAGGGCGGGCTGGCTGGCGCTGGGCGCGACCTCCCTCGGCACCGGCATCTGGTCCACGCACTTCATCGCCATGATGGGCTTCTCGGTCCGGCAGGTCCCCGTCGGCTACGACCGGCCCCTCACCTTCGCCAGCCTGGGCGTCGCCGTGCTGATGGCCGGTGTCGGGATCTCCATCGTCGGCTGCCGCGGCGCCACCCCGCTGCCCCTGATCACCGGCGGCACCATCACCGGTCTCGGCATCGCGACCATGCACTACCTCGGCATGGCGGGACTGCGGCTCCACGGGCGGGTCGAGTACGACAGCCTCACCGTGGCGCTCTCCGTCGCGATCGCCGTGGTGGCCGCCACCGGAGCCCTCTGGACGGCCGTTTCGGGCCGTGGATTCCTGGCCGGCCTCGGCGCGAGCATGATGCTGGGAATCGGCGTCAGTGGTATGCACTACACCGCCATGGCGGCGGTCGACGTCCACCTGGCCGACAGCGCCCTCTTCGAGGGCGACGGAGGCGCCGCCACCGCGCCGCTGCTGCAGATGCTGATCGGCCCGGCCGTGTTCCTGCTGCTGGCCGCCGTCGTCGTCCTGTTCGACCCGCTCCTCGTGATGGGCGAACCGGACCGGCGCGAGCCCGTCCCCCCGGGCTCGGGGCGACCCGGAGTGCCCGCGCCGCGCCGTGCCTCGTCCTACGGGGAGCCCGCCAACTGGTCGGCCCGTCCCGCCGGACGCGGCCCGCGCAGAGGCGGCGCCCGCGGCGCCCACCGCTCCCGGGGCTGGTGA
- a CDS encoding TerD family protein codes for MTAELVRGQNHPLPDTRLEIRVSAGDPVVAGTTLGDERGRVAGAECIAHPGSPSLPGIEVSRQAAADHRLAVDLEALPETVHRVCVLLALPVGAGGPSRFGAAAAPFVAVTTLDGTRIAEYTLTGLDSESAVVALELYRRQGAWKVRAVGQGYEGGLAAMLRDQGLENPGELAATILDAVVRGMARSVSAPPPRVPGDERVRRAAPAGAADPAVPAATSPAPPVAPAAGPTPHGGGGPIDYTHPGRRTTTPPPRRTPEPEPPQGPPVPVAGDASGWSMDERLYNQVWGMFEDLARSTAAYRSARDFAESRLDQEIDRALADPRGRVGGSGDAARAAARARCDELTTRAREALDRDLTQLAAESDVVEPALPPAFARWDSPVWQAYRVPMEIPMALRLGDLHLPERPALRVPMLLRLPLERGLWVDSGRNRSAAAALLDEAEVRRLALDTAVAHTARLLAVHPAGEFTVHVIDAAGAGAASLAPLVEAGVTAAPPAAGAAGVSAVLARLTERVDLVQMALRAGASDALPPGVDTSEQLLIVHDFPHGFDDRAVTQLRYLADEGPRVGVHLLMVADREDASAYGPLLDPLWRALLRVTPVADDHLADPWVGHAWTYEPPRVPAGSRVLGQVLAQVADARRLHGH; via the coding sequence ATGACGGCCGAGCTGGTCCGGGGGCAGAACCACCCCCTGCCCGACACCCGACTGGAGATCCGGGTGTCGGCAGGCGATCCGGTCGTCGCCGGCACCACCCTCGGCGACGAACGGGGAAGGGTCGCCGGGGCCGAGTGCATCGCCCACCCGGGCTCGCCGTCCCTGCCCGGGATCGAGGTCTCCCGGCAGGCCGCGGCCGACCACCGCCTCGCCGTCGATCTGGAAGCGCTGCCGGAGACCGTCCACCGCGTCTGCGTCCTCCTGGCCCTGCCCGTGGGCGCCGGCGGCCCGTCCCGCTTCGGCGCGGCCGCTGCCCCCTTCGTGGCCGTCACCACCCTCGACGGCACGCGGATCGCCGAATACACCCTCACCGGTCTCGACAGCGAGTCCGCCGTCGTGGCCCTGGAGCTGTACCGGCGACAGGGCGCCTGGAAGGTCCGCGCCGTCGGCCAGGGGTACGAAGGCGGGCTCGCCGCGATGCTCCGGGACCAGGGGCTGGAGAACCCGGGCGAGCTCGCCGCCACCATCCTGGACGCCGTCGTCCGGGGCATGGCCCGCTCGGTGTCCGCCCCGCCGCCGCGCGTACCCGGTGACGAACGCGTCCGCCGCGCCGCCCCGGCCGGCGCGGCGGACCCGGCCGTACCGGCGGCTACCTCGCCCGCTCCGCCCGTGGCACCGGCCGCCGGGCCGACGCCGCACGGCGGGGGCGGTCCGATCGACTACACCCATCCGGGCCGCCGCACCACCACCCCGCCGCCCAGGCGGACACCCGAGCCCGAGCCGCCGCAGGGCCCGCCGGTTCCCGTCGCCGGGGACGCCTCCGGCTGGTCCATGGACGAGCGGCTCTACAACCAGGTCTGGGGCATGTTCGAGGACCTGGCCCGCAGCACCGCCGCGTACCGCAGCGCCCGGGACTTCGCCGAGTCCCGACTCGACCAGGAGATCGACCGTGCGCTCGCCGACCCGCGCGGGCGCGTCGGCGGCAGCGGCGACGCCGCCCGTGCCGCGGCCCGCGCCAGATGCGACGAGCTCACCACCCGCGCCCGGGAGGCACTGGACCGGGACCTCACCCAGCTCGCCGCCGAGTCCGACGTCGTCGAACCGGCCCTCCCCCCGGCCTTCGCCCGCTGGGACAGCCCGGTCTGGCAGGCATACCGCGTCCCCATGGAGATCCCGATGGCGCTGCGCCTGGGCGACCTCCACCTTCCCGAGCGCCCCGCCCTGCGCGTCCCGATGCTGCTCCGCCTCCCGCTGGAGCGTGGCTTGTGGGTGGACAGCGGCCGGAACCGTTCCGCGGCGGCCGCCCTGCTCGACGAGGCCGAGGTGCGCCGGCTCGCGCTCGACACCGCGGTCGCGCACACGGCCCGGCTGCTCGCCGTCCATCCCGCCGGCGAGTTCACCGTCCATGTCATCGACGCGGCGGGCGCCGGAGCCGCCTCCCTCGCCCCCCTGGTGGAGGCGGGCGTGACGGCCGCCCCGCCGGCCGCCGGGGCGGCCGGCGTCTCCGCCGTCCTTGCCCGGCTCACCGAGCGCGTCGACCTGGTCCAGATGGCCCTGCGGGCCGGCGCCTCCGACGCGCTGCCGCCCGGTGTCGACACCTCCGAGCAGCTGCTGATCGTCCACGACTTCCCGCACGGCTTCGACGACCGGGCCGTCACCCAGTTGCGCTACCTCGCCGACGAGGGCCCGCGGGTCGGCGTCCACCTGCTGATGGTCGCCGACCGCGAGGACGCCTCGGCGTACGGCCCGCTGCTCGATCCGCTGTGGCGCGCGCTGCTGCGGGTCACCCCGGTCGCCGACGACCATCTCGCCGATCCGTGGGTCGGTCACGCCTGGACCTATGAACCGCCGCGGGTCCCGGCCGGCAGCCGGGTGCTCGGGCAGGTCCTCGCCCAGGTGGCCGACGCTCGACGCCTCCATGGACACTGA
- a CDS encoding cupin domain-containing protein: MTTHDRPSFSVHIPDADLEPEPLDPAQIVSGTPEVTGKVLWESSDGSQVRGIWQITPGVMTDTEADELFVVVSGRATVAVEGGATMEIGPGDACVLREGDRTTWTVHETLRKAYHISL; this comes from the coding sequence ATGACCACACACGACCGCCCTTCCTTCTCCGTCCACATCCCCGACGCGGACCTGGAACCGGAGCCCCTGGACCCCGCTCAGATCGTCTCCGGGACCCCCGAGGTGACCGGAAAGGTCCTCTGGGAGTCGTCCGACGGCAGCCAGGTGCGCGGCATCTGGCAGATCACGCCCGGCGTGATGACGGACACCGAGGCCGACGAACTCTTCGTCGTCGTGAGCGGGCGCGCCACCGTCGCGGTGGAGGGCGGCGCGACGATGGAGATCGGCCCCGGCGACGCCTGTGTGCTGCGCGAGGGCGACCGGACCACCTGGACCGTGCACGAGACTCTGCGCAAGGCGTACCACATCAGCCTCTAG
- a CDS encoding TerD family protein → MTVNMTKGQAISLEKQGGGALTAVRMGLGWQAAPRRGLFGSRTREIDLDASAVLFADKQPVDVVFFRHLVSDDGSVRHTGDNLVGGAGQGGDDESILVDLQRVPVHIDQIVFTVNSFTGQTFQEVQNAFCRIVDETNGQELARYTLDGGGQYTAQIMAKVHRAGSGWQMTALGNPANGRTFQDLMPAILPHL, encoded by the coding sequence GTGACGGTCAACATGACCAAGGGTCAGGCCATCAGCCTGGAGAAGCAGGGCGGGGGCGCCCTTACCGCGGTGCGCATGGGGCTCGGCTGGCAGGCGGCGCCTCGGCGCGGGCTGTTCGGCTCGCGCACCCGGGAGATCGACCTGGACGCCTCGGCGGTGCTCTTCGCCGACAAGCAGCCGGTCGACGTGGTGTTCTTCCGGCACCTGGTCAGCGACGACGGCTCCGTGCGCCACACCGGCGACAACCTGGTCGGCGGCGCGGGACAGGGCGGCGACGACGAGTCCATCCTCGTCGACCTCCAGCGCGTCCCGGTCCACATCGACCAGATCGTCTTCACGGTGAACTCCTTCACCGGCCAGACGTTCCAGGAGGTGCAGAACGCCTTCTGCCGGATCGTCGACGAGACCAACGGCCAGGAGCTGGCCCGCTACACCCTGGACGGCGGCGGCCAGTACACCGCGCAGATCATGGCGAAGGTCCACCGCGCCGGTTCCGGATGGCAGATGACCGCGCTGGGCAACCCGGCCAACGGCCGCACCTTCCAGGACCTGATGCCGGCGATCCTGCCGCACCTGTAA